The Candidatus Sysuiplasma acidicola genome includes the window TGAACAAATTCAGGAAGAGCGTGTCCCTCAGACTGATCAAGGATGCAGGTCAATTTTCCGCATCGCCGCTTGTAAGACTCCCAAGAGTGTCGGTGTTGCCAGTCGACGACAAACTGTGGAATTTCATTATTGAACACAGCAAATAGAATTGCCATCATTACATCACCTCACCATTGATTTCTCTAATTTCGCACCTTGCCTGGACGATGCATGTTAAGTCGCTCTGCGGCAGAAAAAAAGCCAAATAGTTGATACCGATGGTTTTCCGCAATGAAAGAAATAAAGATTGCGGGTTTCGGCGGAAGCCTCAGAAAAGGATCGTTCAACAGGATGCTTCTCGGAGCGGCGTCGAGTCTGATGCCGGAAGGATCCACGCTGGAAATAGCCGAGATCTATGACATACCTCTGTTCAACCAGGATCTGGAGTCAAATATACCTCTGCCGGTTGCTGAATTCAAGCGAAAGATATCCCAGGCCGACGGCGTGCTGATAAGCACGCCTGAGTACAACTACTCCGTCCCTGGCGTCCTGAAGAACGTCATAGACTGGGGCTCGAGACCGTACGGGCAGAACTGCTTTGACGGCAAGCATGTGGCACTCATTAGTTCCGGAGGCAGACTAGGCGGCGCGCGGGCACAATACAGTCTGAGACAGTCATTCGTTTTTCTGAACATGAGGCCGGTAAACATGCCCGAAGTGTTCATTTCCAATCCTGCAGATAAGTTTGATGAAAAAGGCAATCTGAAAGATGAAGACATCAAGGCGACAATAAGGACATTGCTGCAGAAACTGGTCGACGCGTGCAGACAATGACGTCGCTGGCACACAGGGTGCTGAAGGAATCATCGGATCGCCGCAAAGCACAGTCGTGACTAGCATGACAATAATAAAATACGGCTCCTGTCTTGAATTATGCAACTGAGTTCCATGAAGGGCAAGCGCTACCTGATAATAAATCTCAAAGGATACGAGGAGGCATTCGGCAGCCGTTCTGTAGAGATAGGCAGGATTGCCAAAGGTGCATCGGAGGAGTATGGTGTTTCCGTCGTTGTCTGTCCGCCAGTTCCGTGGCTTTCGCAAGTGGCTGAAACGGGTGCCGAGACGTTTGCGCAGCACTGCGACCCGTACAAACCCGGAGCGTTTACGGGCTTCACTTCTCCTGAGATGATTAAAGCAACCGGAGCGACTGGCATTCTGATGAACCACACTGAGCACAAGCTGAGACTGCATGAAGTAGAATTCCTTGTGGAGAACTGCCGGAGAACCGGTATGAACGCAACTGTCTGTGCAGATACAGTCTACACAGTCGCGGCGATAAGCGCGCTCGAGCCGGACATCGTCGCAATAGAGCCGCCGGAACTCATCGGCACAGGTATATCCGTTTCGACCGCCAAACCCGAAATAATAACACGGGCAATCGAATCGGTGAGGAAGATCAACAGAGAAGTGCCGGTAATCGCAGGAGCTGGTATATCCAGCGAACAGGACGTGAGGCGCTCCATCGAGCTCGGGGCTAGCGGAGCGCTGGTAGCATCCGCCATTGTCAAATCCGGTTCGCAACGGGAACTCATTTACAGAATGGCGGCCGAATTATCAGGATAGACGCTCGCCGGCAGCCTATTCAGACATTCACCTGGTTCTTCTCGAGTTTGTGAGCAGTTCGCGCGATTCCTCTTCTGACTGCCATATTCTGCCGCCGGCCGTGTCGAACACTATGGTCTTCATGTTGGTGAATTCATCGATGCTGTATCCGATGCCTTCCCTTCCGAGACCGCTCTCCTTGACGCCGCCGAACGGGAAGAAACCCACGCCGTGGGCAGGGAAACTGTTGACAGTCACTTCACCGACCTCAAGCCGCTTGGACACCTTCCATGCGGAGTTAAGGTCCTTTGTGAAAACGGCGGAGTCCAGGCCGTACTCCGATCTGTTTGCTATCTCAATCGACTCGTCCACAGTATCAAACTGATGCACAGGTATGACAGGGCCGAATGTTTCTTCCCACATGATCCGTGCGTCGAGCGGCACGTCGAGTATGAGCGTGGGTTCCATGAAGTTGCCTTCGCTCTTGCCGCCGTGAACGACCTGTGCACCCTTGTCCACCGCATCGGTTATCAGGCCAAGCACATGCTCAACGGCACTCCTGTTTATCAGAGGACCTATCTTCGTATTCTTGTCCCTAGGATCGCCTACTGTCCATGTCCGTATCCCTTCAGCAAGCAGCCCGCAGAATTTCTGGTACACCTCGCGCTGCACGAGGACACGGCTTATGGCATCGCACCGCTGACCGGCATTCTTCAGCGATCCTGCAAGTGTTTTTGAAGCCGCGGAGGGAATATCGGCATCATTGAGTATTATGGCGGCACCCTTTCCGCCTAGCTCCAGGTGTATTTTCTTTATGCCGGATATCTTCGTCAGATTCTTACCGACTTCTGTGCTGCCAGTAAAAGTGACTACATCGACGACCGGACTCTCGGCCATGTAACTTCCCAGCGCGCCCTTGCCGGTGATGATGCTTACTGACCCGGAAGGCAGTCCGGCCTCCTCCATGATCTTGGCCATCAGAATAGCCGGGATAGGATCAACGCTCGGCGGTTTCACAATTACCGAATTGCCTGCAAGAAGAGCTGGAATGACTTTTGTGTATGTTATGAAGAGCGGGTAGTTGAACGGCGAGATGGCCAGAACCAAACCGACCGGTTCCCTGATTATCAGCGCGTATTTGCCTATATTCTCTTCAGCCCAGTCTCCCGGTATGTAGTCGCCGAATATCTTGCGAGCCTCTTCGAACGTCAGGGAGAGCCTGTGCATAGTCGCATTTATTTCACCGCTTGCATCGGCAAGTGTCTTTCCGTTATTGAGGACGATAGAATCCTGGAGAACTGCAAAATTCTCTTCCACGATCCTGGAAGCCTTGGTCATTGCACCCATGCGTTCTATTGCAGGCATCCTGCGTATCAGAGATTTTGCCTTATATGCGTCATTGAGCACCCTGTCAGCATCTATTTCAGAAGCTGCAGAAATTCGAGCTATGACGCTGTTGTCGATAGGACTCATCACATCAGTAAACTCACCTGATTCGGGAAAATGCCATTTCCCGCCCGAATATATCTTGAAATTCGGTATTCCGTCTTTACCACTTTCGTAGATTTCACTGAAGAAATCATTCAGTTCCAGTTTCATTTCGTATATCACTTCTTCATTTTGGTTCGAATCATGTACGCGAACATACTGCTTGTTATTATATTTTGACATTCCTTCTTCTCGAAATTACTATGAGAGGGATCACACGATAGGCGTGCGCGGTATAGCCGATAGAAGTGCATTGAAGTTCTGCGCAATGGTTAAGTATTACGATCCATGTCGAAACCGGGAAAATACAAGTGCGATCAAATGAGCGAAGTAAGCAGTTTTGTCTCGTATTCTGGAAACAGAACCAGCCCCTTTGTCATCGGCCACAGAGGAGCGGCAGGTCATGCGCCTGAAAACACACTGTCGTCATTTTCGCTCGCAATAGAAATGGGAGCCGATGCGGTTGAGTTTGACATCCATCAGACAGCCGATAACAGAATAGTCGTGATTCATGACGAGGCGCTCGATCGGACGACAGACGGCGAAGGAATGGTCATGTCGACAACGTTAGGGGACATAAAGAAGCTGGATGCCGGAAGCTGGTTCGGCGAAAAGTTTTCCGGAGAGAGGATTCCAACGCTTGAAGAGACGCTGACACACATATGCGGAGGCGCCATAGCCCTGGTTGAAGTAAAACACGGTACTGACTTCTACCCTCATATCGAGGAAAACATAATCAAAACCGTTTCCGGGAAAAAGGAATGGCTGAGGAAGGCAATTTTCATTTCATTCGATCCTTCAGTAATAGCGAAGCTCAAGGAACTCAACCGGGAAATAACGGTAGGTCTGCTGACGCTTGATCCGCCTGAGGAATATCTGGAGATAGCGAAAGAATTCGGAGCCTCTGCTCTATTTCCGCGCTGGGAAAAGATGAAACCGGATTCGGTGAAGCTTGTTCATGAAGAAGGCTGTACCGTTCATCCATGGGTCATGGACAAAGAAGAGGACATAAACAGGGTGCTCGAAATGAGACCGGACAGTCTTTCCTCGAATTTTCCGGATCGGTTGCTGACTGCCGTACGCTCGCGATAACGCATTTGGATGGCGCCGTGGCAGCATATCCTGCACATCTTCAGCGCCAACAATCACGTTCGTCTGCCTTTAGTGCCGAGCGCAAAGCGTGCATTAACCCATGCTGCGCCTGAACGCGGCGCACTATTTTGAATGGCGCGCGGAAAGTTTGCCCACCTGATCGGATGTCAGCGTCCACTCCGGTCTGAAGTTGAATTCTCCATGCTGCAGCAGTTCCAGGGAGGTTACTCCTCCGCACTCGAAATGCGGCAGTTCGGGGTTGTCAGTGGAGCACAGAAGCGAAAATATCCTTTTCAGGTTCGGAAGATGGCCCACAACTACGACGTCACTATCAGCGGTTTCACGCAACACTTCGATGAAACCGTCCGGATCCGCCTCCGGTTCGAGGCAATCGAGCACGATGCGCGGTGCGCCGACAATTCCTGAGACGATGTCGGCAGTCATGACAGCTCTTCCGACCGGGGAGGTGTATACTGCACGCACATTGCGGGAATGCTGCGTTATGACAACTCCGGCTTCCGACGCCTGCTTCATGCCGGAAGCCGAGATTGGCGGATCGCGAGAGCCGTTTCTGACGTATTCCCCGTGTCTCACAATGAATAAATGCATTTGCGCTGCAACTCCCTTGCACATGAGGAATCGCGTGCATGTTTCATAGCCTGTTTGCTGCTCATGCCTGTCCCCAATTGATGCGAAAGTGTTATTTGCACCACTGACATCCATCATCTCCGAATGAAGATATCGATGATACTCGGGGGTCTTCTTTACATTTTCAGGGGAACAGTCGTCCTGTTTCCATTTGCAATCGCGGCAATGCTCGGGCTGCTCCCGGTGCATACCGGATCGTCAGCGACTTCACTGACGACAGAGGAGCCGTTGTGGGTGCTTGGCGGCGCGTCCATATTTATTGCATTCCTGGAGGAACATTACTTCAGGGAGAAAGAGTACGAGGCATTCGTTATTTCACTGGTAGGAACGGCACTGATATTTTCAATTTCTGCAATATTCTACACTGATGCGGTGAACTTCCTCCCCATTGTAGCCTATGCTCTCTTCTCATTCGGCGTCATCGACTTCATACTTGGTCTCGAATATCACAAGCCCGGACACAAGGGCAGGATGAAGAAAAGAACGCCTGAGAGTGCATGAGGAAAGATGACAGAGCATTCGTGCAAGCTGCACTACCCCATGGTCTGACTGTTTTCTGCTCTCAGTCGGTGTTGCCTCCATGCCATACGGCGGGGCAGTAGTGCATTCTGTAAATGACAATAGGCATGCGAAACGACGATGCCGAACTAGTGCTCTGTTTCATGAGCCATGCACCGGTTAAGGGAGCGGGTGCACCTCCACGCATTGGAACAGAGCAGCGGCTAGCACAATTATGAGGACCTCGAGCATGGCGCGCGGAGGAAATGGGTGTCGTTCATTTGTGTGAAACGGGCTGGAGAACGCGCGCATCAGGTCCCGTATAATTTGCACGGGGGCGCATGATCCGGCCGCCATTTTCCACATATTCAGACATGTGCGCTATCCAGCCGACTGTACGCGAAAGAGCGAATAGGGCCGTAAACATGTGAAGCGGGAAGCCTATGCCCTTGAATGCGACACCTGAATAGAAGTCCGTGTTGGGAAAGATGTGTTTTGGAGCGAATCGTTCCACGCCCAGTTTTTCCAGCTTCTCCGCAATTTCCAGCGTCTGCCTGTCCTCGACACTCGTCGAAAGCTCGATTGCCATCGACTTGAATATGGCCATCCGCGGGTCGTATGTCCTGTATACCCTGTGTCCGAAACCCATGAGTCGCCTCTTGCCCTCAACCACGTTTGTCTGGAACCAGTGATCCACGTTTTCCGGACTCCCGATGTCCTCGAATTGAGAATATGCTGCCTCCGCCGCACCGCCGTGGAGAGGGCCCTTCAACGCCGCAATTGCAGCGGCAATGGAAGAATACATATCGGAAAGCGTCGAGCATGAAACAATGGCTGCAGTGGTCGAGGCAGGCACCTCGTGGTCCGCATAGAGCACGAGTGCCCTGTTCATCACGGTCACGGCCCGTTTGTCTACAGCGCCGTCAAAACATGCCTGAAGGAAACTCCTCGCATAACTCTCGGTCGGCTCCGGCAACTTCAGTTCTTTGCCTGCCATATGCCTGTATGCTGCGGCGACCACTGCTGAAGCGCGACCGAGAGCCTCGGGCGCCTTGAGGGCAACGTTCTCCCTGCTCCAGACAAAGCCGTCCTCACCGCAGGAGAGCGAGGCGAATGCAGTTTCGAACACGGACAGTGCATCGGCATCTTCAGGTAGGGCTGAGATGACACGCCTCGTGAACTCAGGGAGCACATATCCCTTCTGCACAGACGAAGTGAACTCTGCGAGTTTTCTCCTGTCAGGCAGTTCGCCGAACAGCATCAGAAAACTTACTTCCTCATAGGAACACTTCTCTACCAGATCCTTTATATCGTAGCCGCGGTAGCGCAGAATTCCTTTCTCTCCGTCGATTGATGTCAATGCAGTATTCTTGATATAGATGTCTTCGAGACCGTTGCTTATTTCCATTTTTATACCTCCGCCAGGAATCGCACAGGCACATGTCATGGCCCAATATGGACAGTTTCGTGAGCCAGATGTCCACCCGCGAATGAGGTTGCGAGTTTTTGCGATGTTATTTGATAATCCTTTGCACTATTTTTTAACTTTCATTCCAGTGTGATTTTTTGTCCCGGAATTTGCATGCTTTTTTGATGAAAAAGATGTATCCATCGCCTCATAGTCATGATACCGGAGGACTGCATACTGTTCATCCCTGGTCATCATCCTGTCCATAATACCCTTCTGAGTGCCATCTTTCTTCAGCGCGATGAGTGCTGAGGCTGTTGCCTTCGCAGCCGCCCGGAATGTCGTGACAGGAAAAATCACGTATCTGTAGCCTGCCTCTCTGAAGAACGATGCGGGAATCAGAGGCGTTTTGCCGAATTCGGTCATATTCGCTAGCAGGGGGCTGCGCACTGCTTTTGAGAAAAGGGAAAATTCCGACGTGCTGAGCAGCGCTTCAGGGAATATGATGTCAGCCCCGTTTTCGACATATGAATGCGCCCTGTCGATTGCTCCGTCCATGCCTTCGACCGCTCTTGCATCTGTCCTTGCAATGATCAGTGCGTTTTTCCTGGCGGCAAGCGCCGCCCTTATCTTCTCATTCATCTCTTCTGTTGTAACAAGCTCCTTGCCTTCCAGATGGCCGCATCGCTTGGGCGATTTCTGGTCTTCCAGCTGCACGGCGTCCGCTCCCGCCTTTTCCAGCGTCCTGACCGTCCTCCATACACTGACGGGACCGCCGAATCCGGTGTCTGCATCCACTACTACGGGTATGTCCGTCACCTCTCTGATCTGGGCAACAATGCCGCTCAGTTCACTGAGCGTTATAAGGCCGATGTCCGGGATACCCATGGAAGAGGTGAGCGCACCGCCTGAAAGGTAGACTGCGTCAAAACCGGCTTTCTCCGCCTGAAGAGCGGTGAAAGCGCTGTATACGCCTGGAATGACAGTGAATCGCTTCTTCAGAAGGTCAGACAAGCTGATCAACCCTCGTTTTTTCAGCTAAATGCATCTTCTCGAGCAGCTTCCTGTCTTTCGTCAGCATCAGGAACTTCTCGTCCAGCTCTGCATCCGTCATCGGATTCTTGTAATGACCGTGCGGCACGCTGAGTTCCTCCTGGTGAATGCCGTTCGAGGCGTGCACGACGATGCGTGTGGGAAGAAGGCCGGGATATGATTCCGTGAAATCTCTTCTCTCAACAACTTCAACCTTGCTCATCAGTTCCCGGACTCCTGCGTCTCCAATCAGCGAATACGTATCGAGCCAGAATCTGCCGGTGTGCAGGGCTGCCGCGACTATGAACGGCAGGCTGTGATCGGCGGTCTCACGGTTAGCCGGTGCCCATTTTTCAGGGTCCGCGAGAATTGATCTGCCTGCTTCGTATGTTTCCACCTCGACACGTGAAATTGCAGCACCGTCCAGTTTTGAGTGAATCTTCAGTGCAGCGTCCACGGCGGCCTGCGCGTGGTACTCCACCGGATATTTCTTGATATATGTTCTCAGAATCGCATCGGCCTTCTTGATATCGTGGAGCTTTGAAACGTCGAGTTCGGGAAGGAGCACATTGCGCAGTCCGAGCTTGCCCGAAATGGGCGTTGACGGCGCGGTGAAACCGTTCAGCGTGGCGAGCGCGGCGAAAGTGGCGTTCCTACTGGCGTTTGCCGCGGCGCCCGCCTTCCACATGGAAAGGTCTCCGACTCTGCTTTCCCGAAGCGCAATGTGAGGAACGGTTGTAATGGAAATTACATTTATTGTCTGCTTTTCATCCAGATTCAGGAGTTTAGAAAGAGCTGCCGCCATGCCTATCTGCAGGAAGTTAACATGATCCAGACCGTGCTTCCTTGGTGAGGCAGAGTCGCACAACCTGATTCCCACTTCATAGCCTGCGGCTATTGCGGTGAAGAGAGACTTTGCATCACTTTTGAACAATGAACCTACCGAGAGCAGTGTGCCAATCATGTCGCTGGGATGCAACGGTTCCCTGGAAAGATAGGTGTCGTTGAAATCCAGATACCTGATCAGCAGTGAATTATAGAATGATGCGGCGTCCGCGGATGCTGTGCCGCCTCCTATCAGATGCGCCTCCCCCTTGTAGAAGTCGAGAGCATGGTGAAAAGCAGCGGCAGGCGGCGAGTCTATGGAAGCGGTTGCAACACCGAAAGAGTCTGTGATTCTGCGTCCGACTTCGTGAATCACGCCTTCCTCCAGGTCGTCGAAACTGAGGTTGCATACAAACGAAGCTATTTCCTCTTCCACGTTCATGGGCAAAACATGCCTGCCGTTTTATTTATAGCTGACCGAGGAACGAGGAAGCGGCTCATGATTAAGGCCGGATCGCCGACACCATTACGCACCCATCAATGACCGGTTTCTTCGATTTCCAGATATGGAAACTTTGCGCTCGGTTTCTCTATGAATCTGTTCATCATAACCTGCACGATTAACTCGTATTCCTTTGCGATGTTTCTCATACCGCTGTAAAGCAGAGGATAGAAAACAGACAACTGTTCTCTCTGCGCATGTTCATGCGCCTGCATGTTCTGCAGCGATTTCATGCCCTCCCAACAGGTCTTCTCAAGTGCTTGCGCACCGTCCAGTGCTGCTGAGGCAGCATTCAGATCCTGCTCGAAGAGGCATGACGATGTGCTAACTGAGAGTTCGTGAAACATCGAAAGCAAAGCAGTTGTTTCGGTTTTGAACCGCTCCTTACGGGGCTGATGCTGACCCGCTGAATCAATTTCGTTTACGAGTTCCTCCGACAGATCCGCCACGAATTCCAGACTGGCTGCAATCGCCCTGTCGCCCAGAAGATGGCGAGAGTCCTCTATCCCCATCTGTTTCGCGACATCCCTGTCTCTTGCCCCCAGCAGGAGCAGGCGGAGGACGAGTCTGTAGAGCTTGTCAACATCCATCTCCATATCAGCAACCTCCCGGAGTGCACTGCCGTCAGAATTCATGACGCTCTCCAGCATCCTTTCCACCATTGCCGAGGACTGGAAAAATAGCCTTTTGATCATTGACATGAGCGGAAACCTGGGGGGCTGGACCATGCATTCAAGGAGCATGTTATTCTCCGTCTGCTCCACAACAGTAACGCCCGTGAGCCGGTCCACGGCCATGTTGACCTGCCGGACCTGCTCCGTCGTGAGTCCCACCTCCGACGAAACGTCGATTGTATTGTAGCCGACGATGTAGCAGCCTATGATTGTTCTCATGATCAACCTGTCTTCAGGACAGTGGTTGGCGTGTATCCTGCACCTCACCGGGAAGGTCGCCGAACCAACAGTTTCCTCACCCAGCGTTAAGTTCCCGTCATCGCCAATTGTCATACTCAGCAGGCTTCCCGCCTTTAAACCGCGTGAAACTGTCCAGTCCTTGGGTAGCGATATGCCCAGACTGGCATTGCCGAGCCTTTGAACGCGCCTTACATCTCTCTCCAGAATTATCCCCTTCAAATTTTGCCACTGTCGCGGGCGTCATTAACTAGCTTCGGAGACTACATATTATTTGCCATTTGAGGTGCGGGGCATCCAACTGTATTTTCGCACGCCCCCATGTCTACGATGTGCATCATGCGGAATGGAACATGCATCGAAGTGATGCCCACCGGCACGCATCAGTGGTGAATGTAAGCGACTTTCTGGTCGGCAATCAATTGCGATGCAGCGGATGATGTCCCGGATCCAGCCTGTGCTTCCTGCCTGCGCACCTGGCGCCGGTTCCGGCCGGCGTATATGGGTGCATCGCTTTCTGACAGCATCTCCACCCTTGCATGCTCGTCCGGCCTGCTTCCGGAGAGCGAAGTGTACAGCAGAGCGGTGCGTATGAGTTCACCGGGCAGAGCCAGCGCGTCCCTTACATAATCAGACTTATCGGACAGTATGAAACGTATTGCAGTGGGCAGCAGATCGCTCTTCGGCCACGCAAGTCCGCTGCGGCCTCCGCCCGTAGCGAGATAACGGCGTAAGTAGAAGGAGTAAAGAGCGAAATACTGAATCGCCTGAATGACGGACGGATGAACCATTGTCTTCATTACGGGTGTGAGAAAATCAAACCGGTCCCAGTCCAGAGTGAAAATGGTATCCTCCTCGAGCGCCTGCCTGAATATTGCAGTCCCCGGGAGAGGCGTGTATATGGTGAACTGTACGACATCTGCACCCGATCCTGCCAGCCTTACTGCAAGCCTGACCGTAGAGAGCATGTCCATGAACCGTTCGTACGGGGCGCCTATCATGAAACTCAGCAGCACTACGACGCCGTTTTCATCGAGTGTTCTAATTGCGGCTACCGTGTCCGAGGCACGTATGCTCTTGCGCATCTTCTTCAGCACTTCCCTGCTCCCGGATTCCACACCGATTGCGGCGACGCGAAATCCGGATTTCACGGCAGCCGGTATGATGTCGGGGTTGCGTGCAATGACATCTGCCCGCATCTGTGCTAACCACCGTATATCCGGGCCGCTGTCGGCTATTGAAGAAAAGAGTTTTCTCCTCTGATCCAGATTCTGCGGCAGAATGAAAATATCGTCGGTGAAAAATATCCAGTCGTATCCAGCTTTCTTCGCCATCTCCATTTCGGCAATTATCCTCGCGTTGGATTTGTAGCGCCTCCTGTATCCCCATGTTGGAGTGACGGAACAGAAATCACAGCCATAGGGGCAGCCGCGAGATGTTTCGAGACACACAACCGTCTCGTTCGTGCCGAATGTCCTGATCTGGTATTTTTCCCTGTCCACGAGATCGAGCGAGGGAAGAGGCAGACTGTCCAGATCGGAGATGAGCGGCCTCGGTGCCGTTCTGATGATCCGGTCTCCGTCACGAAAGACGATGCCGCGGACATTTACAGAGGAGGCACCTGACTCCAGGACCGACACCAATTCCCTGATTGTTTCGTCTCCTTCGCCGAGGGCGACAATGTCGAAGCCGTCCCGGATAATGCTTTCGGGAAGGAATGTTGCATGATGCCCGCCGACAATAACCTTCAGATCATGTTTTTCCTCTTTCAGCCTGAGCATTAGCTGTCTTGCGCTGTTGTATGACGCAGTGGCATGGATGGTAATGCCCACAAGATCCGGCTTGAGCGAAAGCGTTCTGGCGACCGTCTCCTCCATTGTGAGCTTGTCCGCTTCCATGTCGATGATGAAAACCCGGTTGCCTGCCACCGTGCGTATCGAGGCGGCAAGCTGCAGCAGGCCAACCGGTACCGGCAGAAAACCCATCTTCGTCAGATAGAGACTGCCCCTTGAATTAGAGGGCCTTACCAATACTGTCCTCATTCCATTTGCCTTCCTTGATGCTCGATTTGCACTAATATCCTGTCAGGACTAGTAAAGAGATGTTGCAGGCACTATACGTACAATATGTATCGGGCATGAACAGATATCAACATGTCAGCGTGAAAAAAACTGACATGCAATCCACCTGCCTGTACACTGACCTGGACGGGATTCAACCTGACGTGCTCAGACGAAGGAGGCTACGTTCCCTCATCCATGCTCCTGTGAGATGCGCGTCCCCTGACAAAACCGTACGTTATGACTCCAGAGAGTATCATCAATGTGCCGAGATAGAGAGCCTGTTCGCCAAGTGCGGCCATAACAACAAACGACAGTACGACCGATACGACCTGCAATGCTGGATAGAAGGGAGATTCAAACGCTCCGCCGACTCCCCTCCGTCTGAGGATGACGACTGCGAGTCCCGTGAGCGCGTAACTGAACACAACGCCGAAGTTCGAGGCCAGCGCGATATACTTGAGGTTGCCAATGAAAAGGGACAGCACCGCAAGCATGCAGATGACCAGCACACCTCTCCTTGGCGAGTCTGCATGACGACCGGCGACCCAGGAAGGCAGCATACCGTCTTCGGCCATCTGAAGAAGGGTACGTGAGCCTGCCACGACAAGAGACATCGTGACAGTCAGTGTGGCTATTATTGCAACACCTGAAACAACATAATTCAGCAGCTGCGGTGCATGAGAGTACTGTATGGCGTTTGAAAGCGGATTCGCAGTTATGCCGTACAGTGTCCACGGCATCATGGCAAGCATGCCCGCTACGACGAGAATGTACAGCACTGTACTTATCAGCAATGAAATTATGATCGCCCGGGGCACGTTCCTCTGGCCGTCCTCAACTTCCGGCGTCAGAGTGGCTATTGTGTTGAAACCTGAGTATGCGAAGAATGCAAGCGACGCGGCAACAATGAGACCGGAGAAGCCCCCGGGAAGAAGCGGTGTGAACGATGATGCCTTCCACGAACCGTAGAAAAGGGATGCGACGATGAAAGCCGCGAGTCCACCGACAGTTATGAAGACGAGGTATTGTTCGATGCGGGCAACCAGCCTTAAACCTGCATAATCAACAAACGCAACTGCGACTATCAGTATTATTGAAATGGGAATCAGAAAATTCTCTGTGTGCAGCAGGACACCAACATAGGAACTGAATCCTAGAGAGACTGCCGCGGCTGCAATGGCATATGATATCGCACGCAACCAGCCTACAATAAAACCCATTGCGTCTCCCATGGTTGTCCGGACAAAGGAATAGAGTCCTCCGTGTGCCACGACCTTCGATGATAGCTCGGCGCTGTTCAATGCAACAGTGGTGGCCAGTGTCGCCGTGATGATGAATGCCAGAAGGGCTCCGGGTCCGGCAATGTGTATGGCTGTTCCTGCAAGAACGAATATGCCTGCGCCTATTATATTTCCGAGGCCGATAAACATCGCCTGCGACATCGTTATTTTTCCGGCTGCCATCCTTAACTTGAAACACACCCTGGTTTAATCCGTTTTTGTTGACACAGAGTCGCGAACAAAATTCGAAACAGAG containing:
- a CDS encoding NAD(P)H-dependent oxidoreductase, which encodes MKEIKIAGFGGSLRKGSFNRMLLGAASSLMPEGSTLEIAEIYDIPLFNQDLESNIPLPVAEFKRKISQADGVLISTPEYNYSVPGVLKNVIDWGSRPYGQNCFDGKHVALISSGGRLGGARAQYSLRQSFVFLNMRPVNMPEVFISNPADKFDEKGNLKDEDIKATIRTLLQKLVDACRQ
- the tpiA gene encoding triose-phosphate isomerase; this encodes MQLSSMKGKRYLIINLKGYEEAFGSRSVEIGRIAKGASEEYGVSVVVCPPVPWLSQVAETGAETFAQHCDPYKPGAFTGFTSPEMIKATGATGILMNHTEHKLRLHEVEFLVENCRRTGMNATVCADTVYTVAAISALEPDIVAIEPPELIGTGISVSTAKPEIITRAIESVRKINREVPVIAGAGISSEQDVRRSIELGASGALVASAIVKSGSQRELIYRMAAELSG
- a CDS encoding aldehyde dehydrogenase family protein, translating into MKLELNDFFSEIYESGKDGIPNFKIYSGGKWHFPESGEFTDVMSPIDNSVIARISAASEIDADRVLNDAYKAKSLIRRMPAIERMGAMTKASRIVEENFAVLQDSIVLNNGKTLADASGEINATMHRLSLTFEEARKIFGDYIPGDWAEENIGKYALIIREPVGLVLAISPFNYPLFITYTKVIPALLAGNSVIVKPPSVDPIPAILMAKIMEEAGLPSGSVSIITGKGALGSYMAESPVVDVVTFTGSTEVGKNLTKISGIKKIHLELGGKGAAIILNDADIPSAASKTLAGSLKNAGQRCDAISRVLVQREVYQKFCGLLAEGIRTWTVGDPRDKNTKIGPLINRSAVEHVLGLITDAVDKGAQVVHGGKSEGNFMEPTLILDVPLDARIMWEETFGPVIPVHQFDTVDESIEIANRSEYGLDSAVFTKDLNSAWKVSKRLEVGEVTVNSFPAHGVGFFPFGGVKESGLGREGIGYSIDEFTNMKTIVFDTAGGRIWQSEEESRELLTNSRRTR
- a CDS encoding glycerophosphodiester phosphodiesterase; amino-acid sequence: MSEVSSFVSYSGNRTSPFVIGHRGAAGHAPENTLSSFSLAIEMGADAVEFDIHQTADNRIVVIHDEALDRTTDGEGMVMSTTLGDIKKLDAGSWFGEKFSGERIPTLEETLTHICGGAIALVEVKHGTDFYPHIEENIIKTVSGKKEWLRKAIFISFDPSVIAKLKELNREITVGLLTLDPPEEYLEIAKEFGASALFPRWEKMKPDSVKLVHEEGCTVHPWVMDKEEDINRVLEMRPDSLSSNFPDRLLTAVRSR
- a CDS encoding histidine phosphatase family protein, encoding MHLFIVRHGEYVRNGSRDPPISASGMKQASEAGVVITQHSRNVRAVYTSPVGRAVMTADIVSGIVGAPRIVLDCLEPEADPDGFIEVLRETADSDVVVVGHLPNLKRIFSLLCSTDNPELPHFECGGVTSLELLQHGEFNFRPEWTLTSDQVGKLSARHSK
- a CDS encoding citrate synthase; this encodes MEISNGLEDIYIKNTALTSIDGEKGILRYRGYDIKDLVEKCSYEEVSFLMLFGELPDRRKLAEFTSSVQKGYVLPEFTRRVISALPEDADALSVFETAFASLSCGEDGFVWSRENVALKAPEALGRASAVVAAAYRHMAGKELKLPEPTESYARSFLQACFDGAVDKRAVTVMNRALVLYADHEVPASTTAAIVSCSTLSDMYSSIAAAIAALKGPLHGGAAEAAYSQFEDIGSPENVDHWFQTNVVEGKRRLMGFGHRVYRTYDPRMAIFKSMAIELSTSVEDRQTLEIAEKLEKLGVERFAPKHIFPNTDFYSGVAFKGIGFPLHMFTALFALSRTVGWIAHMSEYVENGGRIMRPRANYTGPDARVLQPVSHK
- the prpB gene encoding methylisocitrate lyase, with protein sequence MSDLLKKRFTVIPGVYSAFTALQAEKAGFDAVYLSGGALTSSMGIPDIGLITLSELSGIVAQIREVTDIPVVVDADTGFGGPVSVWRTVRTLEKAGADAVQLEDQKSPKRCGHLEGKELVTTEEMNEKIRAALAARKNALIIARTDARAVEGMDGAIDRAHSYVENGADIIFPEALLSTSEFSLFSKAVRSPLLANMTEFGKTPLIPASFFREAGYRYVIFPVTTFRAAAKATASALIALKKDGTQKGIMDRMMTRDEQYAVLRYHDYEAMDTSFSSKKHANSGTKNHTGMKVKK